One part of the Deltaproteobacteria bacterium genome encodes these proteins:
- a CDS encoding metallophosphoesterase — protein sequence MTHDVYTLAHLSDLHVTSARVTNPLVLLNKRILGWLSWTLRRQHLYRPEVLQTLIADLHQQPHDSVVVTGDITNISLEEEFSAAVPWLRKIGTPEKVFIIPGNHDAYIPVSYERSWKHWEAYLQSDQGLWEPSTPTLSAQPERSVNEVEGQTAKAYLPFPTVRIREPVVLIGVNTTFPPAAWDAANGSVGAQQLQELEQLLQRFATTDLCRVVLIHHPPDEAVEARRRLTDTAAFCQVLRRAGAELVLHGHLHKTVRRSIPGPTHPIPVIGVRSSSAIGHRPKRRAQYHLYRIERNNNGQNGSRFHIRMIVRAYNHQAQCFVGKKELTLQTDGSFR from the coding sequence ATGACTCACGACGTGTATACACTCGCTCATCTTTCAGATCTGCATGTCACTTCAGCCCGTGTGACCAATCCGCTTGTGTTGCTCAACAAGCGTATCCTGGGTTGGCTCTCATGGACCTTGCGACGACAGCACCTCTACCGCCCCGAAGTCTTGCAGACGCTCATCGCCGACTTACATCAGCAACCCCACGACTCGGTGGTTGTCACCGGCGATATCACCAACATCAGTCTTGAAGAAGAATTTTCTGCGGCAGTACCGTGGCTACGAAAGATAGGGACACCAGAAAAAGTCTTTATCATCCCAGGCAATCACGATGCGTATATTCCCGTGTCATACGAACGCTCGTGGAAACATTGGGAAGCGTATTTACAGTCGGATCAAGGGTTGTGGGAACCTTCGACACCAACCCTCTCCGCTCAGCCTGAGCGGAGTGTCAACGAAGTCGAAGGCCAAACGGCGAAAGCGTATTTGCCGTTTCCCACCGTTCGTATTCGCGAGCCAGTCGTACTGATCGGAGTGAACACAACTTTTCCGCCGGCGGCCTGGGATGCAGCGAATGGTTCCGTTGGTGCGCAACAACTACAGGAGCTCGAACAGTTACTACAGCGTTTCGCTACGACGGATCTTTGTCGTGTCGTGCTTATTCACCATCCTCCAGATGAAGCCGTTGAAGCTCGCCGTCGGTTAACAGACACGGCTGCCTTTTGTCAGGTCTTGCGAAGGGCAGGTGCAGAGCTGGTTCTGCATGGCCATCTGCATAAAACCGTACGGCGAAGCATTCCCGGTCCAACACACCCGATCCCTGTGATTGGTGTACGCTCCTCCTCCGCCATTGGTCATCGACCAAAACGTCGCGCTCAGTATCATTTGTACCGTATCGAACGGAACAACAATGGACAGAACGGCTCTCGTTTTCACATTCGTATGATCGTGCGCGCTTACAACCACCAGGCTCAGTGTTTCGTCGGCAAAAAGGAACTCACGTTGCAGACAGACGGAAGTTTTCGCTGA
- a CDS encoding CDP-alcohol phosphatidyltransferase family protein produces the protein MPATGARILWLQPAAWATGSVGPRRPARMRTVKVFSCGMSAVLSMPRSLGQGGLTPHYEGHTFSQSLSVLPYRGGYLRIWIDATNPQSEIRVFGMSLLERQLRTILQAQITPSDVCILIPSGSAPPPSLPADLTRALPLRWDRKEGSLHEHLTRTVQKPNSEPLLALAADAISDARLLQYLAQQSGSLAVHGGEGAARTAILRLEGTTPTGDTPEAGLVELAEHNIPQGACRSVALTEVPTYIKKLRRDFPAYLFRIPDDPSRAQAEHFLFWSNYKGSTDFFTKYVYPPLVWRMVRPLARWRVHPNVITIISVLLTLVAVPLYAHAYWLAGFLCSYGMSVLDSVDGKLARLTFRSSWFGNILDHGTDLIHPPLWYFGWAWALGNGDPSSTIFQATIWMTLFYILDRIVTRVITARTGRSLYSRTPFDTQMRTFISRRNINLPLFTVGWLLGILLPTFALIIVWQIVTFAYHTTRLVQLWNNGQTDDGQTVEAAG, from the coding sequence ATGCCCGCAACCGGCGCGAGGATTTTATGGCTACAGCCTGCAGCGTGGGCTACCGGATCAGTCGGCCCTCGACGACCGGCAAGGATGAGAACAGTGAAGGTCTTCTCGTGTGGCATGAGCGCGGTATTATCAATGCCGCGCTCTCTCGGCCAGGGTGGGTTGACGCCTCACTACGAGGGACATACGTTTTCGCAATCCTTGTCCGTTTTGCCTTATCGAGGGGGTTACTTGCGCATTTGGATTGATGCCACGAATCCACAAAGTGAAATCCGCGTATTTGGCATGAGTTTGCTCGAACGCCAGCTACGAACGATTCTCCAGGCGCAGATTACTCCATCCGACGTTTGTATCTTGATACCTTCCGGTTCGGCTCCTCCTCCGTCGCTCCCAGCGGATCTCACACGCGCGCTTCCTTTACGTTGGGACCGGAAGGAAGGATCGCTCCACGAGCATCTCACCCGCACCGTCCAGAAGCCAAATAGCGAACCACTTCTTGCACTCGCCGCCGATGCGATAAGCGATGCGCGTTTGTTACAGTACCTGGCACAGCAATCAGGCTCACTTGCCGTTCACGGAGGCGAAGGAGCTGCACGAACAGCGATTCTGCGCCTCGAAGGAACGACACCGACCGGAGACACCCCAGAAGCCGGTCTCGTCGAACTCGCCGAGCACAATATCCCGCAAGGCGCTTGCCGAAGTGTTGCATTGACTGAGGTGCCAACATACATCAAGAAACTGCGGCGAGATTTTCCCGCCTATCTTTTTCGTATTCCTGATGATCCGAGCCGAGCGCAAGCTGAGCATTTTCTCTTCTGGTCCAACTATAAGGGCTCGACCGACTTTTTTACCAAGTATGTATACCCACCGTTAGTGTGGCGCATGGTACGCCCATTGGCGAGGTGGCGTGTTCATCCCAACGTCATTACCATTATCAGCGTGCTTCTTACCCTGGTCGCGGTTCCCTTGTATGCACACGCATACTGGCTGGCGGGCTTTCTCTGTTCTTACGGGATGAGCGTACTTGATTCGGTTGATGGTAAGCTCGCACGCCTCACTTTTCGCTCGTCGTGGTTTGGCAATATTCTTGATCACGGGACGGACCTCATTCATCCACCGCTCTGGTATTTTGGCTGGGCGTGGGCACTCGGCAACGGCGACCCGTCTTCGACGATTTTTCAAGCGACAATCTGGATGACCCTTTTCTATATTCTCGATCGCATCGTGACGCGAGTGATCACTGCCCGCACAGGTCGTTCGCTCTATTCTCGTACTCCCTTCGATACCCAGATGCGAACGTTCATCTCACGACGCAACATCAATCTCCCATTGTTCACGGTGGGATGGTTACTCGGTATTCTGTTACCAACTTTTGCGTTGATCATTGTGTGGCAGATTGTGACATTCGCCTATCACACTACTCGCCTCGTGCAGTTGTGGAATAATGGGCAGACGGACGATGGACAAACAGTAGAAGCAGCGGGATGA
- a CDS encoding ABC transporter ATP-binding protein, with protein sequence MRLILTFARMYPKQSLITLGCLLLAAVAEGLGLSTLLPLLGLATSQPGSAEGTFTKGSSPLSRMIGNALSGLGLELTIGTLLIVIVAAMFLKAGLMLLAQKRVGYTVAKVATDLRLALLRAVLSARWSYYLRQPVGGFSNAFATEANRASQAYLHGATIMALVLETLLYLTIAATVSWQFTLSAALVGLLIVGGLGGFVRMTRRAGKRQTSLLKALLARLTDVLFAVKPLKAMARADLIGHLLEKETRQLNRALQRDVVSKEAVKALQEPLVVSALAGGLYIALTFWALPLNSLIMMALLFGRTLSSINKVQKQYQQMVAGDSAFWSLRETIARAEAEREDLPPGTSPSLCREISLQDVTLSYGNHVVLRSASLQIPVGQITAIIGPSGAGKTSIADVIVGLIRPQSGEVFLDDMPLRTVDLRAWRQAVGYMPQETFLLHESIFTNVTLGDRTLTEDGVEAALRAAEAWDFIAPLPEGMHTPVGERGARFSGGQRQRIAIARALIHKPQLLILDEATAALDPASEAAICETVRKLRGTMTILVISHQPALLQVADLVYRLENGNLITVEHSPQALSA encoded by the coding sequence ATGCGTCTGATACTCACCTTTGCCCGCATGTACCCCAAACAGAGCTTGATTACCTTGGGGTGTCTGCTGCTGGCCGCGGTGGCAGAAGGACTGGGGCTTTCTACCCTCCTTCCATTACTTGGCCTCGCCACCTCACAACCTGGCAGTGCAGAAGGAACGTTCACCAAAGGCTCATCTCCACTGAGCAGAATGATCGGCAATGCTTTGAGTGGTCTCGGCCTCGAACTGACGATTGGCACCCTCTTGATCGTCATCGTCGCCGCGATGTTCCTGAAAGCTGGCTTGATGTTACTGGCGCAGAAACGTGTCGGCTATACCGTAGCGAAGGTTGCCACGGATTTACGTCTCGCGCTCCTCCGCGCCGTGCTCAGTGCCCGTTGGAGCTATTATCTCCGGCAACCGGTCGGTGGATTCTCGAACGCCTTTGCCACTGAAGCCAACCGTGCTTCGCAGGCCTATCTGCATGGTGCCACGATCATGGCGCTCGTTCTGGAGACGTTGCTGTATTTGACCATCGCCGCGACGGTTTCCTGGCAATTCACTCTGAGTGCAGCCCTGGTTGGACTGTTGATCGTTGGCGGTTTGGGCGGCTTTGTGCGTATGACTCGTCGCGCTGGGAAACGACAGACTTCGCTCCTCAAGGCGCTTTTGGCTCGCCTCACAGATGTGCTCTTCGCGGTCAAGCCGTTGAAGGCAATGGCACGGGCAGACCTCATCGGGCACCTGCTCGAAAAGGAAACGCGCCAGCTCAACCGTGCTCTGCAACGTGATGTCGTCAGTAAAGAAGCCGTCAAAGCCTTACAAGAACCGCTGGTCGTCTCAGCGCTGGCAGGGGGATTGTACATCGCCCTCACCTTTTGGGCTCTGCCATTGAACAGTCTCATCATGATGGCATTGCTCTTCGGGCGCACCCTCAGCAGCATTAACAAGGTACAAAAGCAGTATCAACAAATGGTCGCGGGTGACAGCGCATTTTGGTCACTGCGCGAGACTATCGCTCGTGCCGAAGCAGAACGAGAGGATCTTCCTCCGGGTACCTCTCCGAGTTTGTGTCGAGAAATCTCGCTGCAAGATGTTACCTTGTCGTATGGCAATCATGTGGTGTTACGTAGCGCGTCTCTGCAGATTCCCGTTGGGCAGATCACAGCCATCATTGGTCCCTCAGGGGCAGGAAAAACCTCGATCGCAGATGTCATCGTTGGACTTATCCGCCCACAATCTGGGGAGGTCTTCTTGGACGACATGCCGTTACGGACAGTTGACCTGCGTGCCTGGCGACAAGCGGTTGGATACATGCCACAAGAAACGTTCCTGTTACATGAGAGTATTTTCACTAACGTCACATTAGGAGACCGCACCCTGACTGAAGACGGAGTCGAAGCAGCACTGCGTGCTGCCGAGGCCTGGGATTTTATTGCCCCCTTACCCGAGGGTATGCATACTCCCGTCGGTGAACGCGGAGCGCGTTTTTCTGGCGGGCAGCGACAGCGGATCGCCATCGCCCGCGCGCTCATCCACAAGCCACAACTACTGATCCTCGACGAGGCCACGGCTGCACTCGATCCAGCGAGTGAAGCCGCAATTTGTGAAACGGTTCGCAAGCTGCGTGGAACGATGACAATTCTGGTGATCTCTCATCAACCAGCACTTTTGCAGGTCGCTGATCTGGTCTACCGACTGGAAAATGGTAACCTCATAACTGTCGAGCATTCCCCGCAGGCGCTTAGCGCGTAG